In Pseudomonadota bacterium, one DNA window encodes the following:
- a CDS encoding zinc ribbon domain-containing protein, translated as MPIFEFECRDCRHKFEEITKVRETVCCPQCKSGNLKKLLSASVSDSNNRKCNWGEPGLPNKQEFERIRRSRD; from the coding sequence ATGCCGATTTTTGAATTTGAGTGTAGAGACTGTCGTCATAAATTTGAAGAAATCACAAAAGTCCGGGAAACAGTCTGCTGTCCACAATGCAAGTCTGGCAATCTAAAAAAACTGCTCTCAGCCTCTGTTTCTGACTCAAATAATAGAAAATGCAATTGGGGTGAACCAGGCCTGCCCAACAAGCAGGAGTTCGAGCGAATAAGGAGATCCAGGGATTGA
- a CDS encoding TfoX/Sxy family protein — protein sequence MPPSPAEKEFTTYIVDLMQSIGPVSAQAMFGGYGIFLDGLMFALIADSVLYLKVDKETEDEFKAMGLEPFTYNMKGKEVKMSYYQAPEATLEDGEEMKSWATKAYSSALRAAAKKRK from the coding sequence ATGCCGCCATCTCCAGCTGAAAAAGAATTTACAACCTACATCGTTGATCTTATGCAATCCATCGGTCCGGTCAGCGCACAGGCGATGTTCGGGGGATATGGAATTTTTCTCGACGGACTGATGTTTGCTCTTATTGCGGATAGCGTTCTTTATCTGAAGGTGGATAAGGAAACAGAGGACGAATTCAAAGCCATGGGTCTTGAGCCTTTTACCTACAATATGAAAGGGAAAGAAGTCAAAATGTCATACTATCAGGCCCCCGAAGCAACCCTGGAAGATGGCGAGGAAATGAAGTCCTGGGCAACAAAAGCTTATAGCTCAGCTCTCCGGGCCGCTGCAAAAAAACGAAAGTAA